In Leishmania major strain Friedlin complete genome, chromosome 12, one genomic interval encodes:
- a CDS encoding promastigote surface antigen protein PSA, with the protein MAQCVRRLVLAATLAAAVALLLCTSSAPVARAAGTGDFTEEQRTNTLAVLQAFGRAIPELEKKWTGNDFCSWDHVACVSVNVFVGLDVSTYAGTLPEMPVGVKYRHVMIRDLGFWNMPLLSGTLPDSWSQLERLISLTLSGCGVSGTLPASWGSMVRLRALTVGNCRHLTGSLPSEWSWLPNLQTLVLRQLQLSGTLPAEWSRMKFVTTLEIAAAGSFTGTLPTEWGSMKALTNLYLTDLPIGGSLPPEWGSMVRIRRLKIWELPLAGPLPPQWGSIAGLETLSLRDTNISGTLPPEWSSMTFLTNLDLRGASISGSLPPQWGSLAFLRGLDLRGTKVSGTLPPGWSGMSWMTLLYLELTQVSGTLPPQWSSMTRLRDLNLQGTQVSGSLPPQWSSLKVLNFLDLEGTQVSGSLPPEWSTMLGAEFLQLEHCDLSGSLPPEWSAMPRLRLVGLRGNHFCGCVPESWAKNADLLVRIEDEHKGRDCRLGNDCRTTEPTTTATPTNTPTPAPAP; encoded by the coding sequence atggcgcagtgcgtgcgtcggctggtgctggcggcgacgctcgccgctgcggtggcgctgctgctgtgcacgagcagtgcgccggtggcgcgtgctgctgggaCGGGCGACTTCACTGAGGAGCAGCGGACAaacacgctggcggtgctgcaggcgtttgGGCGTGCGATCCCTGAGCTTGAGAAGAAGTGGACGGGCAACGACTTCTGCTCGTGGGACCACGTAGCGTGCGTGTCAGTCAACGTCTTCGTAGGTCTCGATGTTTCGACGTatgccggcacgctgccggagatgcCTGTGGGCGTCAAATACAGGCACGTCATGATCCGGGACCTGGGGTTCTGGAATATGCCACTGCTGAGCGGGACGCTGCCGGACAGCTGGAGCCAACTGGAAAGACTGATCTCCCTTACGTTGTCGGGCTGCGGCGTGAGCGGTACACTGCCCGCCTCATGGGGCTCGATGGTTCGTTTACGTGCCTTGACTGTGGGAAATTGCAGGCACCTCACCGGCAGCCTGCCTTCTGAGTGGAGCTGGCTGCCTAATTTACAGACTCTGGTGCTGAGGCAACTGCAGCTGAGCGGTACGCTGCCGGCTGAGTGGAGTCGGATGAAGTTCGTAACTACGCTGGAgatcgctgcagctggcagcttcaccggcacgctgccgacTGAGTGGGGCTCGATGAAAGCGCTGACGAATCTGTATCTGACCGATTTGCCGATTGGTGGCAGTCTGCCACCCGAGTGGGGCTCGATGGTGAGGATAAGAAGGCTGAAGATCTGGGAATTGCCGTTGGCCggcccccttcctcctcaaTGGGGCTCGATAGCGGGGCTGGAGACTCTTTCTCTGCGGGACACAAAcatctccggcacgctgccgcccgaaTGGAGCTCGATGACGTTTCTAACCAATCTTGATCTGCGGGGCGCAAGCATCtccggcagtctgccgccccagtgggGCTCATTGGCATTCCTGAGAGGTCTTGATCTGCGGGGCACGaaggtctccggcacgctgcccccGGGATGGAGTGGGATGTCATGGATGACCCTTCTCTATCTGGAGCTCACTCAGGTCTCCGgtacgctgccgccccagtggagctcGATGACACGGCTTAGAGATCTTAATCTTCagggtactcaggtctccggcagtctaccgccccagtggagctcACTGAAAGTGCTTAACTTTCTCGatctggagggtactcaggtctccggcagtctgccgccCGAGTGGAGCACGATGTTGGGTGCCGAGttcctgcagctggagcacTGCGACCTGtccggcagtctgccgccCGAGTGGTCTGCGATGCCAAGGCTGCGTCTTGTCGGACTGAGGGGCAACCACttctgcgggtgtgtgccggAGTCGTGGGCCAAGAATGCTGATCTCCTTGTAAGAATCGAGGACGAGCACAAGGGCAGGGACTGCAGGCTCGGTAACGACTGCCGCACGACTgaacccaccaccactgctaCCCCAACAAACACGCCTACTCCTGCGCCCGCTCCTTAG
- a CDS encoding putative surface antigen protein 2, translating to MRPWRARTCAHTDGEGRLHSTHRSSCALCCEALASVPSLPCRRNRAATSCRDAEACARSGRSSACVCARTCAPRVACATTTTKLPTTTTTTTKPPTTTTTTTTTTTTKPPTTTTTTTKPPTTTTTTTKPPTTTTTTTKPPTTTTTTTKLPTTTTTTTKPPTTTTTTTTTTTTTTTTTKPPITTATTTKPPTTTTTTTKPPTTITSTTKLPTTTTTEAPAEPTTTATPTNTPTPAPETECEVDGCEVCEGDSAARCARCREDYFLTDERTCLVYCDGGVAAVSSGVAAAAVVCVAVLFSVGLAA from the coding sequence aTGCGCCCATGGCGCGCACgaacatgcgcgcacaccgacggcgaggggAGACTCCACAGCACCCATCGCTCGAGCTGCGCCCTGTGCTGTGAAGCTCTTGCTTCAGTGCCCTCcctgccgtgccgccgcaaCCGCGCCGCGACGTCTTGCCGAGATGCGGAGGCGTGCGCCCGAagtggccgcagcagcgcttgcgtgtgcgctcgcaCCTGTGCACCCCGCGTGGCGTGtgccacgaccaccactaagctccccaccacgacaacgaccaccactaagccccccaccacgacaacgaccaccacgacaacgaccaccactaagccccccaccacgaccacgaccaccacaaaaccccccaccacgaccacgaccaccacaaaaccccccaccacgacaacgaccaccacaaaaccccccaccacgacaacgaccaccactaagctccccaccacgacaacgaccaccacaaaaccccccaccacgacaacgaccaccacgacaacgaccaccacgaccacgaccaccactaagccCCCCATCACGACAGCGACCACCACTAAACCCCCTaccacgaccacgaccaccactaagccgCCGACCACGATAACGAGCACTACTAAGCTGCCCACCACAACCACCACTGAGGCACCGGCTGAACCCACGACCACTGCTACCCCAACAAACACGCCGACTCCTGCACCAGAGACGGAGTgcgaggtggatgggtgtgaggtgtgcgagggggactccgctgcgaggtgcgcgaggtgccgtGAGGACTACTTCCTGACGGACGAGAGGACGTGCCTGGTGTActgcgatggcggtgttgctgctgtgtcgagcggagtggcggcagcagctgttgtgtgcgtggctgtgctgttcagcgtggggctggcggcgtga
- a CDS encoding promastigote surface antigen protein PSA yields MAQCVRRLVLAATLAAAVALLLCTSSAPVARAAGTGDFTEEQRTNTLAVLQAFGRAIPELEKKWTGNDFCSWDHVACVSVDVFVGLDVSTYAGTLPEMPVGVKYRHVMIRDLGFWNMPLLSGTLPDSWSQLERLISLTLSGCGVSGTLPASWGSMVRLRALTVGNCRHLTGSLPSEWSWLPNLQTLVLRQLQLSGTLPAEWSRMKFVTTLEIAAAGSFTGTLPTEWGSMKALTNLYLTDLPIGGSLPPEWGSMVRIRRLKIWELPLAGPLPPQWGSIAGLETLSLRDTNISGTLPPEWSSMTFLTNLDLRGASISGSLPPQWGSLAFLRGLDLRGTKVSGTLPPGWSGMSWMTLLYLELTQVSGTLPPQWSSMTRLRDLNLQGTQVSGSLPPQWSSLKVLNFLDLEGTQVSGSLPPEWSTMLGAEFLQLEHCDLSGSLPPEWSAMPRLRLVGLRGNHFCGCVPESWAKNADLLVRIEDEHKGRDCRLGNDCRTTEPTTTATPTNTPTPAPAP; encoded by the coding sequence atggcgcagtgcgtgcgtcggctggtgctggcggcgacgctcgccgctgcggtggcgctgctgctgtgcacgagcagtgcgccggtggcgcgtgctgctgggaCGGGCGACTTCACTGAGGAGCAGCGGACAaacacgctggcggtgctgcaggcgtttgGGCGTGCGATCCCTGAGCTTGAGAAGAAGTGGACGGGCAACGACTTCTGCTCGTGGGACCACGTAGCGTGCGTGTCAGTCGATGTCTTCGTAGGTCTCGATGTTTCGACGTatgccggcacgctgccggagatgcCTGTGGGCGTCAAATACAGGCACGTCATGATCCGGGACCTGGGGTTCTGGAATATGCCACTGCTGAGCGGGACGCTGCCGGACAGCTGGAGCCAACTGGAAAGACTGATCTCCCTTACGTTGTCGGGCTGCGGCGTGAGCGGGACACTGCCCGCCTCATGGGGCTCGATGGTTCGTTTACGTGCCTTGACTGTGGGAAATTGCAGGCACCTCACCGGCAGCCTGCCTTCTGAGTGGAGCTGGCTGCCTAATTTACAGACTCTGGTGCTGAGGCAACTGCAGCTGAGCGGTACGCTGCCGGCTGAGTGGAGTCGGATGAAGTTCGTAACTACGCTGGAgatcgctgcagctggcagcttcaccggcacgctgccgacTGAGTGGGGCTCGATGAAAGCGCTGACGAATCTGTATCTGACCGATTTGCCGATTGGTGGCAGTCTGCCACCCGAGTGGGGCTCGATGGTGAGGATAAGAAGGCTGAAGATCTGGGAATTGCCGTTGGCCggcccccttcctcctcaaTGGGGCTCGATAGCGGGGCTGGAGACTCTTTCTCTGCGGGACACAAAcatctccggcacgctgccgcccgaaTGGAGCTCGATGACGTTTCTAACCAATCTTGATCTGCGGGGCGCAAGCATCtccggcagtctgccgccccagtgggGCTCATTGGCATTCCTGAGAGGTCTTGATCTGCGGGGCACGaaggtctccggcacgctgcccccGGGATGGAGTGGGATGTCATGGATGACCCTTCTCTATCTGGAGCTCACTCAGGTCTCCGgtacgctgccgccccagtggagctcGATGACACGGCTTAGAGATCTTAATCTTCagggtactcaggtctccggcagtctaccgccccagtggagctcACTGAAAGTGCTTAACTTTCTCGatctggagggtactcaggtctccggcagtctgccgccCGAGTGGAGCACGATGTTGGGTGCCGAGttcctgcagctggagcacTGCGACCTGtccggcagtctgccgccCGAGTGGTCTGCGATGCCAAGGCTGCGTCTTGTCGGACTGAGGGGCAACCACttctgcgggtgtgtgccggAGTCGTGGGCCAAGAATGCTGATCTCCTTGTAAGAATCGAGGACGAGCACAAGGGCAGGGACTGCAGGCTCGGTAACGACTGCCGCACGACTgaacccaccaccactgctaCCCCAACAAACACGCCTACTCCTGCGCCCGCTCCTTAG
- a CDS encoding promastigote surface antigen protein 2 PSA2, whose translation MAQCVRRLVLAATLAAAVALLLCTSSAPVARAAGTGDFTAAQRTNTLAVLQAFGRAIPKLGEKWAGNDFCSWEAVLCNAPDVYVSGISPTYAGTLPEMPVNVDYRHVVIKQLDFSEMGPGLSGTLPASWHSMTSLESLSIEKCESISGSVPPEWGSMTSLSVLNLRGTGISGTLPPQWSGMSKARSLQLQDCDLSGSLPSSWSAIPMLASVSLNGNKFCGCVPDSWDQKAGLVVDIEDKHKGSDCLAAKDCTTTTTKPSATTATTPNLTNFPPTPRTTTEPLTTTSTEAPAEPTTTTEAPAEPTTTATPTNTPTPAPETECEVDGCEVCEGDSAARCARCREDYFLTDEKTCLKHNDGGVAAVSSGVAAAAVVCVAVLFSVGLAA comes from the coding sequence atggcgcagtgcgtgcgtcggttggtgctggcggcgacgctcgccgctgcggtggcgctgctgctgtgcacgagcagtgcgccggtggcgcgtgctgctgggaCGGGCGACTtcactgcggcgcagcggacgaacacgctggcggtgctgcaggcgtttgGGCGTGCGATCCCTAAGCTTGGGGAGAAGTGGGCGGGCAACGACTTCTGCTCGTGGGAGGCCGTCTTGTGCAATGCGCCGGACGTGTACGTGTCGGGAATCAGTCCGACGTatgccggcacgctgccggagatgcCTGTGAACGTCGACTACAGGCACGTCGTGATCAAGCAGCTCGACTTTTCCGAAATGGGGCCGGGGCTGAGCGGGACGCTGCCCGCCTCATGGCACTCGATGACATCTTTGGAGTCGTTGTCGATTGAAAAGTGTGAAAGCATCTCCGGCAGTGTGCCCCCCGAGTGGGGCTCGATGACATCGCTGAGTGTTCTCAATCTGCGGGGCACAGgcatctccggcacgctgccgccccagtggagtGGGATGTCGAAGGCCCGgtccctgcagctgcaggactGCGACCTGTCCGGCAGTCTGCCCTCTTCGTGGTCTGCGATACCGATGCTGGCTTCCGTCTCTCTTAATGGCAACAAGttctgcgggtgtgtgccggACTCGTGGGATCAGAAGGCTGGTCTTGTTGTGGACATCGAGGACAAgcacaagggcagcgactgctTGGCTGCTAAGGACTgcacaacgaccaccactaagccCTCCGCCACGACAGCGACCACCCCGAACCTCACTAACTTTCCCCCTACGCCGAGGACCACGACTGAGCCGCTTACCACAACCAGCACTGAGGCACCGGCTGAACCCACAACCACCACTGAGGCACCGGCTGAACCCACGACCACTGCTACCCCAACAAACACGCCGACTCCTGCACCAGAGACGGAGTgcgaggtggatgggtgtgaggtgtgcgagggggactccgctgcgaggtgcgcgaggtgccgtGAGGACTACTTCCTGACGGACGAGAAGACGTGCCTGAAGCACAacgatggcggtgttgctgctgtgtcgagcggagtggcagcagcagctgttgtgtgcgtggctgtgctgttcagcgtggggctggcggcgtga
- a CDS encoding putative surface antigen protein 2 — MAQCVRRLVLAATLAAAVALLLCTSSAPVARAAGTGDFTAAQRTNTLAVLQAFGRAIPKLGEVWKGDDFCSWDHLLCLPLSVTIRVFVFTYAGTLPEMPVNVDYGHVMIGNLGLWNMPQVVGTLPASWHLMKRLTSLVIEDFDSITGSLPPEWSSMPNLQTLQVRRLKLSGTLPADWSSLKSLSNVVLEDMPITGLLPPEWGSLERIQQLVLRKLKLTGPLPPQWSPMKALRFLTLDGTNLSGTLPPQWSAMASVISLNLEGTEVSGTLPPKWISMSRLQTLNLRRTKVSGTLPPEWSSMGSLANLQLSLTQVSGTLPPQWSSMRKLTQLLLTDTLLSGTLPAEWSALQSLVILQLSGSKFSGTLPPQWSGMSKARSLQLQDCDLSGSLPSSWSAIPMLASVSLKGNKFCGCVPDSWDQKAGLVVDIEDKHKGSDCLAGKDCTTTTTKPPTTTTTTTTTTTTKPPTTTTTTTKPPTTTTTTTTTTTTKPPTTTTTTTKPPTTTTTTTKPPTTTTTTTTTTTTKPPTTTTTTTTTTTTKPPTTTTTTTTTTTTKPPTTTTTTTKPPAATTTEAPAEPTTTTEAPAEPTTTATPTNTPTPAPETECEVDGCEVCEGDSAARCARCREDYFLTDEKTCLVYCDGGVAAVSSGVAAAAVVCVAVLFSVGLAA; from the coding sequence atggcgcagtgcgtgcgtcggttggtgctggcggcgacgctcgccgctgcggtggcgctgctgctgtgcacgagcagtgcgccggtggcgcgtgctgctgggaCGGGCGACTtcactgcggcgcagcggacgaacacgctggcggtgctgcaggcgtttgGGCGTGCGATCCCTAAGCTTGGGGAGGTGTGGAAGGGCGACGACTTCTGCTCGTGGGACCACCTACTGTGTTTGCCCTTGAGCGTTACCATacgtgtttttgttttcacgtatgccggcacgctgccggagatgcCTGTGAACGTCGACTACGGGCACGTCATGATCGGGAACCTGGGGCTCTGGAATATGCCACAAGTGGTCGGGACGCTGCCCGCGTCATGGCACTTGATGAAGCGGTTGACATCTTTGGTAATTGAAGACTTTGACAGTATCACCGGCAGCCTGCCGCCTGAGTGGAGCTCGATGCCTAATTTACAGACTCTGCAGGTGAGGCGACTAAAACTGAGCGGTACGTTGCCTGCGGACTGGAGCTCTTTGAAATCACTGTCGAACGTCGTTCTTGAGGACATGCCGATCACAGGCTTGTTGCCCCCGGAGTGGGGCTCGCTGGAGAGAATACAGCAGCTGGTTCTACGGAAATTGAAGCTGACcggccctctccctcctcagTGGAGCCCAATGAAGGCATTGCGGTTTCTTACTCTGGATGGCACGAATCTatccggcacgctgccgccccagtggagcgCGATGGCATCGGTGATATCTCTTAATCTGGAGGGTACTGAGGTCTctggcacgctgccgcctaAGTGGATATCGATGAGCAGGCTGCAAACTCTGAATCTGCGGCGCACGAAAGTATCCGGCACTCTGCCGCCCGAATGGAGTTCTATGGGCAGCCTGGCGAACCTTCAACTTTCTCttactcaggtctccggcacgctgccgccccagtggagctcGATGAGAAAGCttacgcagctgctgctcaccgATACTTTGTTGTCCGGCACGCTTCCTGCTGAGTGGAgtgcgctgcagtcgctTGTTATACTGCAGCTGTCCGGCAGTAAGttctccggcacgctgccgccccagtggagtGGGATGTCGAAGGCCCGgtccctgcagctgcaggactGCGACCTGTCCGGCAGTCTGCCCTCTTCGTGGTCTGCGATACCGATGCTGGCTTCCGTCTCTCTTAAGGGCAACAAGttctgcgggtgtgtgccggACTCGTGGGATCAGAAGGCTGGTCTTGTTGTGGACATCGAGGACAAgcacaagggcagcgactgctTGGCTGGTAAGGACTgcacaacgaccaccactaagccgcccacgacgacaacgaccacgacgacaacgacgaccaCTAAGCCgcccacgacgacaacgaccaccactaagccgcccacgacgacaacgaccacgacgacaacgacgaccaCTAAGCCgcccacgacgacaacgaccaccactaagccgcccacgacgacaacgaccaccactaagccgcccacgacgacaacgaccacgacgacaacgacgaccaCTAAGCCgcccacgacgacaacgaccacgacgacaacgaccaccactaagccgcccacgacgacaacgaccacgacgacaacgaccaccactaagccgcccacgacgacaacgaccaccactaagccgCCTGCCGCAACCACCACTGAGGCACCGGCTGAACCCACAACCACCACTGAGGCACCGGCTGAACCCACGACCACTGCTACCCCAACAAACACGCCGACTCCTGCACCAGAGACGGAGTgcgaggtggatgggtgtgaggtgtgcgagggggactccgctgcgaggtgcgcgaggtgccgtGAGGACTACTTCCTGACGGACGAGAAGACGTGCCTGGTGTActgcgatggcggtgttgctgctgtgtcgagcggagtggcagcagcagctgttgtgtgcgtggctgtgctgttcagcgtggggctggcggcgtga
- a CDS encoding putative surface antigen protein gives MAQCVRRLVLAATLAAAVALLLCTSSAPVARAAGTGDFTEEQRTNTLAVLQAFGRAIPELEKKWTGNDFCSWDHVACVSVNVFVGLNVSTYAGTLPEMPVGVKYRHVMIRDLGFWNMLKLVGTLPDSWSKLEGLTSLTLLGCGVSGTLPASWSSMVRLRALTVGNCRHLTGSLPSEWSWLPNLQTLVLRQLQLSGTLPAEWSRMKFVTTLEIAAAGSFTGTLPAEWGSMKALTNLYLTDLPIGGSLPPEWGSMRRLVNLYLGDLPIGGSLPPEWGSTAVLRKLKIWELPLAGPLPPQWGSLVGLQTLSLRDTNISGTLPPEWSSMRALRGLKLRGKKFSGTLPPQWSSLALLIRLDLEGTQVSGALPPQWVSLASLRTLDLEGTQVSGTLPPGWSEMKSLTNLYLEGTEVSGSLPPQWSSMASLTSLYLEGTQVSGSLPPEWSSMKSLRTLDLEGTQVSGRLPPEWSRMLSAENLQLEHCDLSGSLPPEWSAMRQLRLVGLRGNHFCGCVPDSWGKNAGLLVRIEDEHKGKYCRLGNDCRTTEPTTTATPTNTPTPAPAP, from the coding sequence atggcgcagtgcgtgcgtcggctggtgctggcggcgacgctcgccgctgcggtggcgctgctgctgtgcacgagcagtgcgccggtggcgcgtgctgctgggaCGGGCGACTTCACTGAGGAGCAGCGGACAaacacgctggcggtgctgcaggcgtttgGGCGTGCGATCCCTGAGCTTGAGAAGAAGTGGACGGGCAACGACTTCTGCTCGTGGGACCACGTAGCGTGCGTGTCAGTCAACGTCTTCGTAGGTCTCAATGTTTCGACGTatgccggcacgctgccggagatgcCTGTGGGCGTCAAATACAGGCACGTCATGATCCGGGACCTGGGGTTCTGGAATATGCTAAAACTGGTCGGGACGCTGCCGGACAGCTGGAGCAAACTGGAAGGACTGACTTCCCTTACGTTGTTGGGCTGCGGCGTGAGCGGGACACTGCCCGCCTCATGGAGCTCGATGGTTCGTTTACGTGCCTTGACTGTGGGAAATTGCAGGCACCTCACCGGCAGCCTGCCTTCTGAGTGGAGCTGGCTGCCTAATTTACAGACTCTGGTGCTGAGGCAACTGCAGCTGAGCGGTACGCTGCCGGCTGAGTGGAGTCGGATGAAGTTCGTAACTACGCTGGAgatcgctgcagctggcagcttcaccggcacgctgccggctgAGTGGGGCTCGATGAAAGCGCTGACGAATCTGTATCTGACCGATTTGCCGATTGGTGGCAGTCTGCCACCCGAGTGGGGCTCGATGAGACGGCTGGTGAATCTGTATCTGGGCGATTTGCCGATTGGTGGCAGTCTGCCACCCGAGTGGGGCTCGACGGCCGTCCTCAGAAAGCTGAAGATCTGGGAATTGCCGTTGGCCggcccccttcctcctcaaTGGGGCTCGCTAGTGGGGCTGCAGACTCTTTCTCTGCGGGACACAAAcatctccggcacgctgccgcccgaaTGGAGCTCGATGAGAGCGCTGAGGGGTCTTAAGCTGCGGGGCAAGAAGTTCTCCGGTACactgccgccccagtggagctcATTGGCATTGCTGATCCGTCTCGatctggagggtactcaggtctccggcgcgctgccgccccagtgggTCTCATTGGCATCGCTGAGAACTCTTGatctggagggtactcaggtctccggcacacTGCCCCCGGGATGGAGTGAGATGAAATCGCTGACCAATCTCTATCTGGAGGGTACTGAGGTCtccggcagtctgccgccccagtggagctcAATGGCATCGCTGACCAGTCTCTatctggagggtactcaggtctccggcagtctgccgccCGAGTGGAGCTCAATGAAATCGCTGAGAACCCTTGatctggagggtactcaggtctccggcaggCTGCCGCCCGAGTGGAGCAGGATGTTGAGTGCCGAGaacctgcagctggagcacTGCGACCTGtccggcagtctgccgccCGAGTGGTCTGCGATGCGACAGCTGCGTCTTGTCGGACTGAGGGGCAACCACttctgcgggtgtgtgccggACTCGTGGGGCAAGAATGCTGGTCTCCTTGTAAGAATCGAGGACGAGCACAAGGGCAAATACTGCAGGCTCGGTAACGACTGCCGCACGACTgaacccaccaccactgctaCCCCAACAAACACGCCTACTCCTGCGCCCGCTCCTTAG
- a CDS encoding putative surface antigen protein 2 has product MAQCVRRLVLAATLAAAVALLLCTSSAPVARADGTGDFTDEQRTNTLAVLQAFGRAIPKLGEKWAGNDFCSWEFIYCNVTGVYVRGISPTYAGTLPEMPVNVDYRHVVIKQLDFSEMGPGLSGTLPDSWSKLEGLTSLKLSDSGMGGTLPASWSSMTRLTELRIERCGFFTGTLPAEWSSMKSIQFVDLRVMKLSGTLPPQWSSMTSLDTLSLRDVGEITGTLPPEWKSMKSILYLYVTKSRISGSLPVEWSEMTTVREFSFRESPLAGPLPPQWSSIKTLRRVYLANTDISGTLPSSWTALTRVDHLHLEGTKLSGTLPPEWISMSSLAQLFLSRSLVQGTLPPEWSSMKKLTQLLLADTLLSGTLPAEWSALQSLVTLQLSSSKVSGTLPPQWSGMSKAQSLQLENCNLSGSLPSSWSAIPMLASVSLRGNKFCGCVPDSWAKKARLVVDIEDKHKGSDCLAGRDCTKTTTKPPTTTTTTTTTTTTKPPTTTTTTTKPPTTTTTTTKPPTTTTTTTTTTTTKPPTTTTTTTKPPTTTTTTTKPPTTTTSTTKLPTTTTTTTTTTTTKPPTTTSTTTKPPTTTTTTTKPPTTTTTTTKPPTTTTSTTKLPTTTTTEAPAEPTTTATPTNTPTPAPETECEVDGCEVCEGDSAARCARCREDYFLTDERTCLVYCDGGVAAVSSGVAAAAVVCVAVLFSVGLAA; this is encoded by the coding sequence atggcgcagtgcgtgcgtcggttggtgctggcggcgacgctcgccgctgcggtggcgctgctgctgtgcacgagcagtgcgccggtggcgcgtgctGATGGGACGGGCGACTTCACTGATGAGCAGCGGACGaacacgctggcggtgctgcaggcgtttgGGCGTGCGATCCCTAAGCTTGGGGAGAAGTGGGCGGGCAACGACTTCTGCTCGTGGGAGTTCATCTACTGCAATGTGACGGGTGTGTATGTACGGGGAATCAGTCCGACGTatgccggcacgctgccggagatgcCTGTGAACGTCGACTACAGGCACGTCGTGATCAAGCAGCTCGACTTTTCCGAAATGGGGCCGGGGCTGAGCGGGACGCTGCCGGACAGCTGGAGCAAGCTGGAAGGACTGACCTCCCTTAAGTTGTCGGACAGCGGCATGGGTGGTACGCTGCCGGCCTCATGGAGCTCGATGACTCGGCTGACGGAGCTTAGGATAGAAAGATGCGGGTTTTTCACTggcacgctgccggctgAGTGGAGCTCGATGAAGTCCATCCAGTTTGTTGACCTGAGGGTTATGAAGCTGAGCGGTACGCTGCCTCCTCAGTGGAGCTCGATGACATCATTGGATACGCTGTCGCTTCGTGACGTTGGCGAGAtcaccggcacgctgccgcccgagtgGAAATCGATGAAATCAATTCTGTATCTGTACGTTACCAAATCGAGGATTAGCGGCTCATTGCCCGTTGAGTGGAGTGAGATGACGACCGTGAGGGAGTTTTCGTTTCGGGAATCGCCGTTGGccggccccctccctcctcagTGGAGCAGCATCAAGACACTGAGGAGAGTGTACCTGGCGAACACTGATATCTCCGGGACGCTGCCGTCCAGTTGGACAGCCCTAACCCGTGTTGATCACCTGCACTTGGAGGGCACAAAgctctccggcacgctgccgcctgaGTGGATATCGATGTCgtcgcttgcgcagctgTTTCTGAGCAGGTCGCTTGTTCagggcacgctgccgccggagTGGAGCTCGATGAAGAAGCttacgcagctgctgcttgccGATACTTTGTTGTCCGGCACGCTTCCTGCTGAGTGGAgtgcgctgcagtcgctTGTTACGCTTCAGCTGTCCAGCAGTaaggtctccggcacgctgccgccccagtggagtGGGATGTCGAAGGCCCAGTCCCTGCAGCTGGAAAACTGCAACCTGTCCGGCAGTCTGCCCTCCTCGTGGTCTGCGATACCGATGCTGGCTTCCGTCTCCCTTAGGGGCAACAAGttctgcgggtgtgtgcccgACTCGTGGGCCAAGAAGGCTCGTCTCGTTGTGGACATCGAGGACAAgcacaagggcagcgactgctTGGCTGGTAGAGATTGCACAAAGACCACCACTAaaccccccaccacgacaacgaccacgacgacaacgaccaccactaagccccccaccacgaccacgaccaccactaaaccccccaccacgaccacgaccacaACTAaaccccccaccacgacaacgaccacgacgacaacgaccaccactaaaccccccaccacgaccacgaccaccactaaaccccccaccacgacaacgaccaccactaagccgCCGACCACGACAACGAGCACTACTAAGCTGcccaccacgacaacgaccaccacgaccacgaccaccactaagccccccaccacgacctcgaccaccactaaaccccccaccacgaccacgaccaccactaaaccccccaccacgacaacgaccaccactaagccgCCGACCACGACAACGAGCACTACTAAGCTGCCCACCACAACCACCACTGAGGCACCGGCTGAACCCACGACCACTGCTACCCCAACAAACACGCCGACTCCTGCACCAGAGACGGAGTgcgaggtggatgggtgtgaggtgtgcgagggggactccgctgcgaggtgcgcgaggtgccgtGAGGACTACTTCCTGACGGACGAGAGGACGTGCCTGGTGTActgcgatggcggtgttgctgctgtgtcgagcggagtggcagcagcagctgttgtgtgcgtggctgtgctgttcagcgtggggctggcggcgtga